The Paenibacillus swuensis genome contains the following window.
ATCGCGCATTTTCTTCCAGCCCTCAATCTGATCTACACAACGACGCGGATACTCATCTAAAGGAATGTTGAACCGCTCAATGAGCTCCGGATAATTCTTCTTGATGAAATACGGATGATACTCCGCATTATGCTCTGAGGATTCTGTAATGTAGTAGCCGAATTTCAACATTAGCTCAAACCGAACCATATCGTGATGCTTCTCGTTCTGTTTCTCCCGAGCCAGGCGTTTAATCTCCGGATACAAGTCCTGCCCGTCCTTAGTCACTTCCAGCAGCCATGCCATATGATTGATACCGGCAATCTTCCATTGAACCCCTGTGGAATCGATGCCCAGGTTCTTGAACATTTCAGGAACACAAGCTTGAACGCTATGACACAGACCCACCGTATTAATACCGCCGTAAGTATTCATGACATTGGTCAATACTGCCATTGGATTTGTATAGTTCAGGAAAAGCGCGTCAGGACATACTTCATTAATATCTTTAGCAAAATCAAGCATGACGGGAATCGTTCTCAAATTACGGAAGATACCCCCGATTCCGATCGTATCCGCAATCGTTTGTCTTAGGCCGTATTTCTTAGGAATCTCAAAATCAGTAATCGTACAGGGATCATAACCACCGACTTGAATGGCGTTAATAACATATTTAGCTCCGCGAAGCGCCTCTTTGCGATCATGATAGGCCTTAATCGTGCAGGTACTGCCTGCAGTTTCCTTTAAGTTATTCAGCATCATCTCGGAATCGCGCAAACGTTCCGCATCAATATCAAATAAAGCGAATTCAAAGCCGTTTAAAGCTGGAGTCAACATACAATCACCTAGAACATTTTTCGCGAAAACTGTGCTGCCTGCACCTAAAAAAGTAATTTTAGACATGAACATCCTCCATTGTTTGATATAATATAGCGCTTTCTTTAACTACCTTCACTATATCAGCGTTATGTAAAAGCAACCATGGAGGAATACATGTTACATATGGAGAAATGTAGTATACTTTACGATAGTTCGATGTAAAGGAGTCATTTCATTTGGGACATATAAGGGACACATTCGCAACCAATCCTTACCCTTCTAAAGGAGAATTAGTCGTGACCTTCGGCGGTTATGCCCAGACAGAGCCGTCCCACAAGGCCGGACCTTCCGTTCATGATCATATGTTGGTGCATCTTGTTCTAAACGGAAAAGGTAAGTACCATTGTATGGGCAGGGAATACAAGCTCGCTCAAGGCGACAGCTTCTTTATTTTCCCCGGTGATCTTGTGCATTACGAGGCGGATGCGGATGAGCCTTGGGAATATTGTTGGATCGGCTTCCGCGGACATGCGGCTGATGAAATGCTGAGCAAGATGTATATAACCGCCCAGCGGCCCGTTGTTTCAGGGCGATCTTTGCGCAAGTTGCGATTACTAAACAATCGTATTCTGCAATCGCTTCAGCGAGGGGATTCCAATTGTGATTTAATTGCAGGGGGATACATGCGTTTGCTGCTGGCGGAATATGCCGGTAAGAAAGCAAACAATCCCACCGAGGGTGAGACGCCTTCAACCATGATTCAGCAACAAGTAGAACAAGCGATTCGGTGGATTACATTGCAATATTATCAACCGATTTCAATAGAGAATATGGCTCAAAGTCTTGGCTACCATCGTACGCATCTTTCCAAAATGTTCAAACAGCACACCGGCTTCTCCCCCATGAATTATTTGTTAAAAGTTCGTATGGAACGAGCTAAACTGTTGTTGCAGAACGAACGGTTGACCGTCGATCAAGTGGCTTCATCTGTGGGATTTCCAGACTCATTGTATTTTTCGAAGCAATTTAAGAAATGGTTCGGGTCCTCCCCCACCGATTACCGCAACATCACAAGGAAAAGAGATCCTTCCCCCTGCCAATGAAAAAAAAGCGCAGCTTGTAGTCGTAAGCTGCGCTTAACTTTATAAGGTTCATGTTGTGACAGGTTTCCAAGTTGGAGGTTTTACAGAAGGCACCCATAAGTTACCGTTATCCTCGACAACGCCATATTGACCGTAACCATGATCATCGACAATCCAGGCCAAATGTTCTCTCATCTTGCGAGAATGTACATTGGTATTTTCATAGAATGGAGCCGTTGAACGAAATACCAGTCCGGACCAACCCATATCCATGCTCAAATTGATAAAAATCGGATGTTCGGATTGGTTAACAATCCATACACCGAATTCACGCTCAGGATCACTGTACCATTGCATATCGTTCCTAATGGGCATGCATGGAGCGAAGTGAGGATATCCTTTATATTCGAATACTTTCTTTACCTTCAGTGAAGTAAAGTGAACATTGGTTTCTTTAATCTTGTATATATGAAACGGAATAACGATACCCATGTAGACACCTACCATAGTTGTTGTTAAAATATACTAACACAACTATTGTAAACTTAATATTACAAAGTCGTCAATTCTTTTAGCTTTTTTGCCAATTATGTGGTAAAATATGATGAAGAGGAGGTTATAGAGATATGGAAACATTGGGTAATTTTCTGGAACATTTAAGGGGATCTATGTCTTTGCGTGAGGCCGCGAAACGGTGTGGATTAAGCCATGTATATATTCGCGACCTAGAGAAGAACAAGAGCAATGCGAAGAACGGTGACTACATTAAGCCCTCCCCTGACACTCTAATGAAATTATCTTCAGCCTACAATTATCCTTACGAACACTTAATGATTAAAGCCGGTTACATAAAGGAAGAATCAAGCCAGCTGTTTAACAAACCCTTCGTCCAGATGGATTTAAACGACGTATCTCATATAGAAGTGGACGATGATTATGTTACGTTCAACACCGCCGATAAGCAGTACAAGAACAAGATTGAAACGTTGTCCGCCTTCAGCGAATTTTTGGATGCGTTAGAGGATTCAGGTTTTATCAAGACCGATCGCCACCTCTACGCGAACTTAAATAAGATTGTGGATCAGGATGAGGATAACGGAATACTTTATTTTAATGTGGAAAGAACTGTATACGTTACCATCGCATTAATAAGACAGAAGAAGTACCGCAATTTAATCGCGCGCTCCATCGCGAACAATACGAATCAAACCCTGCAGGTTTCCATGAGTCCCTTGAAGCGCAGCTTGATTCATGTATTTTCATGGGATTGAAGGAAAGATAGAATAAAAGCCACCCGAGGGTGGCTTTTTTAGTCTTCTATTTCTCTTATGTAGAGTTCTTTGAAAGTAACATATATTATGAAGAGTATAATTATGAATAAACACAAAATAAAAAGGGGACCTTTTTCCTCTGTAATAAAATAGGTTCCTATTGTTACCGTGATAACTAAACTTATGAGCATAAATATATTTCGTTTTGTAAATTTTATCGGACGTAATTTATTATTTAGCGGAATAAAAGAAAAGCCAATTCTAAACCTTCTACAGATTAAAGTAATGGCAATATTAAATAGAATAATAGCTGATATCTGAGGTATAAGGGGTACTATTACAATATTAAAAAATCTCTCATACACATAATCTACTATCAAGTCTGGAATTCCACTTATTAAGAAAACACTCACAGTCATAACCAATGAATATGTAAACCTCACTTTAAAAATTAGCCAAAAAAATATAACAACAGAAATTAGTTGCAGTATACCAAGAAAATTATAAGCATTAGTTTTAATGATTACAGAAAGCGGAGTCAATATAATTGTACAAAGTAAAATTTGGATAAAGTACTTTTCAATCTTAAATCTGTAAATAGTCAAAGTCATTAAAAGAAATGTAGACCAAAGAAAAAAATAACCTATAAACAAAACTACCATTATGCGACCCCACTTGTATGTGTGTTAAATATCATTATGAACGTAAAGTCATAGCTATAAGTACTAGAAAGTTCAGTGTAATATGAGCACTTATTGTAACCATTAGGCTTTGGCTTTTTTTATAGAAGTAACAGAACAAAACTCCAGTTAGAAACATGCCAATAGATGCAGATAAATTAAAATGTAAGAATGAAAACAAAAAGCTACTGATAATTGCACTACTCCAAAAACCTAATTTCGTATGTAAGTGACCAAACATCCATTTTCTAAATACAATTTCCTCCAGCACAGGAGATAAGAATACAGTATAAATTGCTGCTACTGGATACAAAGTATTAACCACTGAAATATAAGTAAGGTCTAAATTAAATATATAGTTAATCGCAATATTACAGAGGGCTTGAATATATATTGCATATTTAAGAGACTCAAAATACCACTTTCTTAGATTTGGTTCTCTTACTATAACATTATAGTCATACGTTAAAATTTGTTTCTTTAATACTAGAAAAAATACAATTCCACATGTTAAAGGTACTAAAACAATAATATATTTATTCAACTCTCCTAATAAAACAATTCGTGTGCCAATGAAAACAATAAAAGCAAATAAGTAGGATAACATTTAATAATTTCCTCCAAGCTTAGATACAAATATAATACCATATACTTAAAAAACTAAATACAAAAAGTACAATATAGTTCCATTTCCCGACAAATTATGACTTGTTGAATAGAAAGAACTATAATAAACTAAGAATAGCAACTAATTTATTCATGAAAATATTAACAAATAGGACTTTTCGACTATATTATAGACGCCATATTCTGTCATAAAATATTACATAAGCCTCTACTCTCGAAAGGAATTACTCTACTATGCTCAATGTGGGACTTGTTATTCTCAAAGTTGTTTTTTCAAGCTTGGAATTCTTTTCAGGATTAATATTATCTCTTACTTTATTTCGTTTCCCAGTAAAAAACAACTATTGGAAAATAGGACTGATGGGCGCCATTCTTGGATTATTAGGTTTTTACTTACGTGAGATCGCTAATTTACCTGATTATGCTGTATTTTCAAATGCTATTTTTACTATTGTTTTAATAACAATCTTTTTTAGATTAAATTTTGTTTATTCTCTACTTATTGCAATTATTGGAATAGTTGCGGCAACATTAATCGAGATTGTTATTGTATTCACTGGAGTTTACCTGAAATTAACAACCGTGGAACTAATATCCACAAACAACATTCATTCAGCAATATTATTTTTACTTTCTGGCTTGGTAATGCTTTTCATTTCTTTTGTACTACAAAAAAGAAAAATAGGTTTTCTTTTTAAATCTAGTACTTTCACTTGGAATAAAGCTATCAAGGGCTATAACTTTATTGTTTCAGCAGTGCTGTTAGTGTCAATTTTAGTTGTGAACTTTATTACATATTCTATTAGAATAAATAACGTTCACTTTTCACTCTTGATTATCCTAGCTTTATCACTTTTAATAGGTTTATATGTATCCTATAAAAGAAATAAGCAGCTGTTAACTAAGTCTTTTGAGAGGCAGAATATTAATGAACATTATTGATTCAACTGCACAAAATATTGCAAGGTCAATTCGAAAACATTATCCGGAAGCTGGTTCGGAGATTGCCCTGCGTTATTCCTTAAGCCTTATTATTAACTCAACCACATCAATGGTTTTAATATTTATAATTTCAATATTGACTCATAGGTTTTACGAAGCAGTTATCGTGTTAGCCACATT
Protein-coding sequences here:
- a CDS encoding CPBP family intramembrane glutamic endopeptidase, giving the protein MLSYLFAFIVFIGTRIVLLGELNKYIIVLVPLTCGIVFFLVLKKQILTYDYNVIVREPNLRKWYFESLKYAIYIQALCNIAINYIFNLDLTYISVVNTLYPVAAIYTVFLSPVLEEIVFRKWMFGHLHTKLGFWSSAIISSFLFSFLHFNLSASIGMFLTGVLFCYFYKKSQSLMVTISAHITLNFLVLIAMTLRS
- a CDS encoding AraC family transcriptional regulator yields the protein MGHIRDTFATNPYPSKGELVVTFGGYAQTEPSHKAGPSVHDHMLVHLVLNGKGKYHCMGREYKLAQGDSFFIFPGDLVHYEADADEPWEYCWIGFRGHAADEMLSKMYITAQRPVVSGRSLRKLRLLNNRILQSLQRGDSNCDLIAGGYMRLLLAEYAGKKANNPTEGETPSTMIQQQVEQAIRWITLQYYQPISIENMAQSLGYHRTHLSKMFKQHTGFSPMNYLLKVRMERAKLLLQNERLTVDQVASSVGFPDSLYFSKQFKKWFGSSPTDYRNITRKRDPSPCQ
- the melA gene encoding alpha-glucosidase/alpha-galactosidase codes for the protein MSKITFLGAGSTVFAKNVLGDCMLTPALNGFEFALFDIDAERLRDSEMMLNNLKETAGSTCTIKAYHDRKEALRGAKYVINAIQVGGYDPCTITDFEIPKKYGLRQTIADTIGIGGIFRNLRTIPVMLDFAKDINEVCPDALFLNYTNPMAVLTNVMNTYGGINTVGLCHSVQACVPEMFKNLGIDSTGVQWKIAGINHMAWLLEVTKDGQDLYPEIKRLAREKQNEKHHDMVRFELMLKFGYYITESSEHNAEYHPYFIKKNYPELIERFNIPLDEYPRRCVDQIEGWKKMRDQLVNDKNLEHKRSHEYASYILEAIETDNPFKIGGNVMNTGLITNLPKEACVEVPCLVDASGVTPTYVGDLPPQCAALNRTNINTQLLTIEAAITGKRDHVYHAAMLDPHTAAELSMDDIVSMCDELIEAHGGWLPALK
- a CDS encoding LytTR family transcriptional regulator DNA-binding domain-containing protein — translated: METLGNFLEHLRGSMSLREAAKRCGLSHVYIRDLEKNKSNAKNGDYIKPSPDTLMKLSSAYNYPYEHLMIKAGYIKEESSQLFNKPFVQMDLNDVSHIEVDDDYVTFNTADKQYKNKIETLSAFSEFLDALEDSGFIKTDRHLYANLNKIVDQDEDNGILYFNVERTVYVTIALIRQKKYRNLIARSIANNTNQTLQVSMSPLKRSLIHVFSWD